One part of the Glycine max cultivar Williams 82 chromosome 14, Glycine_max_v4.0, whole genome shotgun sequence genome encodes these proteins:
- the LOC100819714 gene encoding glycine dehydrogenase (decarboxylating), mitochondrial produces the protein MERARRLANRAILRRLVSEAKQHQKNESVLHSSTTPMLLYSSSRCMSSVLRSRGSKTETLLGRNINMSRGVVVAAAGGFLGVGSARSISVEALRPSDTFPRRHNSATPEEQSKMAESCGFGSLDSLVDATVPKSIRLKDMKFGKFDAGLTENQMIEHMKDLASKNKVFKSYIGMGYYNTHVPPVILRNIMENPAWYTQYTPYQAEISQGRLESLLNYQTMITDLTGLPMSNASLLDEGTAAAEAMSMCNNIQKGKKKTFIIASNCHPQTIDICKTRADGFDLKVVTADLKDIDYKSGDVCGVLVQYPGTEGEVLDYGEFVKKAHAHEVKVVMASDLLALTVLKPPGEFGADIVVGSAQRFGVPMGYGGPHAAFLATSQEYKRMMPGRIIGVSVDSSGKTALRMAMQTREQHIRRDKATSNICTAQALLANMAAMYAVYHGPEGLKNIAHRVHGLAGAFALGIKKLGTVEIQDLPFFDTVKVKTSNAHAIADAALKSGINLRVVDGNTITVAFDETTTLEDVDNLFKVFAGGKPVSFTAASLAPEVQSAIPSGLVRKSPYLTHPIFNTYQTEHELLRYLYRLQSKDLSLCHSMIPLGSCTMKLNATTEMMPVTWPSFSDIHPFAPVDQAQGYQEMFNNLGELLCTITGFDSFSLQPNAGAAGEYAGLMVIRAYHLARGDHHRNVCIIPVSAHGTNPASAAMCGMKIVSVGTDAKGNINIEELRKAAETHKDNLSALMVTYPSTHGVYEEGIDEICNIIHDNGGQVYMDGANMNAQVGLTSPGWIGADVCHLNLHKTFCIPHGGGGPGMGPIGVKKHLAPFLPSHPVIETGGIPAPDKPQPLGTIAAAPWGSALILPISYTYIAMMGSKGLTDASKIAILNANYMAKRLENYYPVLFRGVNGTVAHEFIIDLRGFKNTAGIEPEDVAKRLMDYGFHAPTMSWPVPGTLMIEPTESESKAELDRFCDALISIRQEIAEIEKGKVDINNNVLKGAPHPPSLLMADAWTKPYSREYAAFPAPWLRTAKFWPTTGRVDNVYGDRNLICTLLPASQAVEEQAAATA, from the exons ATGGAACGTGCTCGCAGGCTAGCAAACCGCGCCATTCTGAGGCGTCTGGTTTCAGAGGCAAAGCAGCATCAGAAGAATGAATCCGTGCTGCACTCTTCCACCACCCCCATGCTGCTCTATTCTTCCTCCAGGTGCATGTCCTCTGTTCTGCGAAGCAGGGGATCCAAAACAGAGACCCTTCTGGGAAGGAACATCAACATGTCACGCGgcgttgttgttgctgctgctggtgGTTTTCTCGGCGTTGGCTCGGCCCGGTCCATCTCGGTCGAAGCGCTTCGACCGAGCGACACCTTCCCCCGGCGGCACAACTCTGCCACCCCGGAGGAGCAGAGCAAGATGGCAGAGTCGTGTGGCTTCGGTAGCCTCGACTCCCTCGTGGACGCCACCGTGCCTAAGTCGATACGCCTTAAGGATATGAAGTTCGGGAAATTCGATGCAGGGCTTACAGAGAACCAGATGATAGAGCACATGAAGGACTTGGCCTCAAAGAACAAGGTTTTCAAGTCCTACATTGGAATGGGGTACTACAACACTCATGTTCCACCAGTGATCCTGAGGAACATTATGGAGAACCCTGCTTGGTACACTCAGTACACACCTTACCAGGCTGAGATATCTCAGGGGAGGCTTGAGTCACTGCTGAATTACCAAACCATGATCACTGACCTCACCGGCTTGCCTATGTCCAATGCTTCATTGCTTGATGAGGGAACTGCTGCTGCTGAAGCAATGTCCATGTGCAACAACATTCagaaagggaagaagaagacctTCATCATTGCAAGTAACTGCCACCCTCAAACCATTGATATTTGCAAGACAAGGGCTGATGGTTTTGATCTGAAGGTTGTTACTGCAGATCTTAAGGACATTGATTACAAGTCTGGGGATGTTTGTGGTGTGCTTGTGCAGTACCCTGGCACTGAGGGAGAGGTTTTGGACTATGGGGAGTTTGTGAAGAAGGCTCATGCTCATGAGGTGAAGGTTGTTATGGCAAGTGATTTGTTGGCACTGACTGTGTTGAAGCCTCCTGGTGAGTTCGGGGCAGATATTGTTGTTGGATCAGCTCAGAGGTTTGGGGTGCCAATGGGGTATGGAGGGCCTCATGCAGCTTTCTTGGCCACTTCACAAGAGTACAAGAGGATGATGCCTGGGAGAATCATTGGGGTCAGTGTCGATTCTTCCGGAAAGACTGCTTTGAGGATGGCGATGCAAACTAGGGAGCAGCATATCAGGAGGGACAAGGCCACCAGCAACATTTGCACTGCTCAG GCACTGCTTGCAAACATGGCTGCCATGTATGCTGTGTATCATGGACCTGAAGGCCTCAAGAACATTGCACACCGTGTTCATGGTCTTGCTGGGGCATTTGCTCTTGGAATAAAGAAACTTGGAACTGTGGAAATTCAGGACCTTCCCTTCTTTGACACTGTGAAGGTTAAGACTTCCAATGCACACGCAATTGCTGATGCTGCTCTCAAAAGTGGAATAAATTTGCGAGTTGTTGATGGAAACACT ATCACTGTTGCTTTTGATGAAACAACCACATTAGAGGATGTTGATAATCTTTTCAAAGTTTTTGCTGGTGGAAAGCCC GTCTCCTTCACAGCTGCATCTCTTGCACCAGAAGTTCAGAGTGCGATTCCTTCTGGATTAGTTAGGAAGAGCCCTTATCTGACGCACCCTATCTTTAACAC GTACCAAACTGAGCATGAGTTGCTTAGGTACTTGTATAGGCTACAATCAAAAGATCTCTCACTATGCCACAGTATGATCCCACTTGGATCTTGTACAATGAAGCTGAATGCAACAACTGAAATGATGCCTGTGACATGGCCCAGCTTTAGTGATATTCACCCTTTTGCACCAGTTGACCAGGCTCAAGGTTATCAG GAAATGTTCAACAATTTGGGTGAACTGTTGTGCACCATCACTGGGTTCGACTCCTTCTCTTTGCAACCAAATGCTGGTGCTGCTGGAGAATATGCTGGACTTATGGTTATTCGTGCATATCATTTG GCAAGGGGAGACCACCACCGCAATGTTTGCATTATACCTGTCTCAGCACACGGAACAAATCCTGCTAGTGCAGCTATGTGTGGAATGAAAATTGTCTCTGTTGGAACTGATGCCAAGGGAAACATTAATATAGAAGAGCTGAGGAAGGCTGCTGAAACACACAAGGATAACTTATCTGCACTTATG GTAACATATCCTTCAACCCACGGTGTTTATGAGGAAGGTATTGACGAAATTTGCAATATTATTCATGATAATGGAGGCCAAGTATATATGGATGGTGCCAACATGAATGCTCAG GTGGGACTCACAAGCCCGGGTTGGATAGGAGCAGATGTTTGCCATCTCAATCTCCACAAGACATTTTGCATCCCTCATGGAGGAGGTGGCCCTGGCATGGGACCTATTGGTGTAAAGAAACACTTGGCACCATTTTTACCTTCACACCCTGTG ATAGAAACTGGTGGAATTCCTGCCCCTGACAAACCTCAACCACTTGGTACCATCGCTGCTGCACCATGGGGCTCAGCACTCATATTGCCAATCTCTTACACTTACATAGCCATGATGGGTTCTAAAGGACTCACCGATGCATCAAAGATAGCCATTTTGAATGCAAACTACATGGCAAAACGATTGGAG AATTATTACCCGGTTCTTTTCCGTGGAGTCAATGGAACAGTTGCTCATGAATTCATCATTGACTTGAGAGGCTTTAAG AATACTGCTGGAATTGAGCCTGAAGATGTTGCAAAGCGCCTCATGGACTACGGTTTTCATGCACCAACAATGTCATGGCCTGTGCCTGGCACACTCATGATTGAGCCTACTGAGAGTGAAAGCAAG GCCGAGTTAGACAGGTTCTGTGATGCTCTTATTTCCATTAGACAAGAAATTGCTGAGATTGAGAAAGGAAAGGTTGACATTAACAACAATGTacttaag GGCGCCCCTCATCCACCATCACTGCTCATGGCTGATGCATGGACAAAACCATACTCCAGGGAATATGCAGCCTTCCCAGCTCCTTGGCTCCGTACTGCAAAGTTCTGGCCTACCACAG GACGTGTTGATAATGTGTACGGTGACCGCAACCTCATTTGCACCCTTCTCCCAGCATCACAGGCTGTTGAAGAACAAGCAGCTGCCACAGCATAA
- the LOC100780326 gene encoding putative GATA transcription factor 22, protein MTPYSLNPPGPSIQAGQNQLFNISPNNQDCRTFFNIFDPRQTSIEIGGLRENYRQDDKMILHDGSSSNCNSSFNISPETVVMVDPLSSACDRRNLPSEEESKNNDHGSGNKWMSSKMRLMKKMMRPSISPTTDKAINSSPRFQNHQGLESRRYSQRSPRNNNGSSTPRVCSDCNTSTTPLWRTGPKGPKSLCNACGIRQRKARRAMAEAANGLVTPIACEKTRLHNKEKKSRMNHFAQFKNKYKSTTTTTTTTVGSSEGVRKLEYFNNFAISLRSNNSDFEQMFPRDEVAEAALLLMDLSCGFVHL, encoded by the exons ATGACTCCTTATTCTCTGAACCCACCAGGCCCTTCCATACAAGCTGGTCAAAACCAACTCTTCAATATTTCTCCTAATAATCAGGACTGCCGTAccttttttaacatatttgatCCAAGGCAAACCAGCATAGAAATTGGAGGGTTAAGAGAAAATTATCGACAG GATGACAAGATGATATTGCATGATGGATCATCAAGCAACTGCAACTCGTCCTTCAATATTTCACCTGAGACAGTAGTTATGGTTGATCCATTAAGCAGCGCATGTGATCGGCGTAATTTACCATCTGAGGAAGAGAGCAAAAATAACGATCACGGGTCTGGGAACAAATGGATGTCTTCAAAGATGAggttaatgaaaaaaatgatgagaccGAGTATCAGTCCAACCACTGACAAAGCAATCAATTCAAGCCCAAGATTCCAAAATCATCAAGGGCTCGAAAGCAGAAGGTACAGCCAAAGAAGCCCTCGTAACAACAACGGCAGTAGCACCCCTAGGGTTTGTTCGGATTGCAATACAAGCACTACCCCACTTTGGAGGACTGGCCCTAAGGGTCCCAAG TCTCTTTGCAATGCCTGTGGCATTAGAcagaggaaggcaagaagggcAATGGCGGAAGCTGCAAATGGTTTGGTCACTCCCATAGCATGTGAAAAGACCAGACTACACAACAAGGAAAAGAAGTCTCGTATGAACCATTTTGCACAGTTCAAGAACAAGTACAAGtccactactactactactactactactgtAGGCTCATCTGAGGGAGTGAGGAAGCTTGAATATTTCAACAACTTCGCCATAAGTTTGAGGAGTAACAACTCTGATTTTGAACAAATGTTTCCACGGGATGAAGTAGCTGAGGCGGCATTGCTTCTGATGGACTTATCTTGTGGTTTTGTCCACTTATAA